Proteins encoded within one genomic window of Mya arenaria isolate MELC-2E11 chromosome 13, ASM2691426v1:
- the LOC128212883 gene encoding uncharacterized protein LOC128212883, translated as MSQRLRTGWNKMFKSSTAEDSGSDKTSAKDIERSSDEDSRSADHAIICQAPGEGACEITGCVVLHPKGIVVADRWNMSLKLLSTDASKPEVISCRKLKCSPFDLTLTPGDKIAVTVPEEMKIVFASIQKEELSFCDAPGMRKRVGFDLFYKCYGIKCSDRYIYVVIEKQRVDQLLMLDVDNGSTLKAFSMQQYRGLRYVTIFHDIIYMTSDSGVLRFKKDKGTDDIKVVERERFSHGIIEVDGDIIVCNKSRNSVHTVSQSKLACFAGRRELLAIPKPLAICYCPDTKRLFVSQSRESGISANVLTVCQMKKIM; from the exons ATGAGTCAAAGGTTGAGAACAGGTtggaataaaatgtttaagtccAGCACTGCAGAAGACAGCGGTTCAGATAAAACTTCAGCAAAg GATATTGAGCGTTCTTCTGATGAAGATTCACGGTCTGCTGATCACGCAATTATTTGCCAAGCACCGGGCGAAGGCGCGTGTGAAATTACCGGGTGCGTTGTTTTGCATCCCAAAGGCATTGTTGTAGCCGACCGCTGGAACATGTCATTGAAACTATTGAGCACAGACGCTTCCAAGCCCGAAGTTATAAGCTGCCGGAAGCTGAAATGCAGCCCCTTTGACTTGACACTGACCCCTGGGGACAAGATCGCTGTAACTGTTCCAGAGGAGATGAAGATCGTGTTTGCGTCTATTCAGAAGGAAGAGCTTTCTTTTTGTGATGCGCCTGGTATGAGGAAGAGAGTTGGATTCGATTTGTTTTACAAGTGTTATGGGATAAAATGCAGCGACcgatatatatatgttgttatagaaaaacaaaGAGTAGATCAACTTTTGATGTTGGATGTAGACAATGGCTCCACTTTGAAAGCCTTTTCAATGCAGCAATATCGGGGGTTACGATACGTGACAATTTTTCATGATATCATCTATATGACGTCTGATTCCGGCGTTTTGCGATTTAAAAAGGATAAAGGGACAGATGATATAAAGGTTGTTGAGAGGGAGAGATTTTCACACGGCATCATCGAAGTCGACGGCGACATCATTGTCTGCAATAAGTCCAGGAACAGTGTTCACACGGTTTCCCAAAGTAAATTGGCTTGCTTCGCTGGTAGAAGGGAGCTCCTGGCGATTCCGAAGCCCCTGGCAATTTGTTACTGTCCGGACACAAAGAGACTTTTCGTTTCTCAGTCAAGAGAGAGTGGGATTAGTGCAAACGTGTTGACTGTTTGTCAGATGAAGAAGATAATGTAA